The Pseudomonas fulva 12-X sequence ACATCGTCGACTTCACGTACGGTCAGCTTCCAGCCTTCGAAGTGAGTGATCTCGTCGCCCGGCGAGAAGCGCACGCGGGTCAGCGGCGCATTGCGCGCCGCGTACTGACGGGTTTCGCCGGTGGCGGGGTAGAGCACGGTGAGCATGCGGCCGTCCTGCATGAGGATGGTGCCCAAGCCCAGTTCCGCTTCGCTGTCGCTGATCCAGCGTTGCCCCGGTTGATACTCCGCCATGCTGCCTGTCTCCACCTGTCAAAAAAGCCGGCTATGTTACCGCAGGGCTAGGGTCTGTTGCCATTTCAGCGCGAGCCGCGTTGCCGCGAGAAATCTCGCCAGCTCGGGCGGCGATCCGCTAGGCGGAGGACGCAGGGAATGGACTAGCCGTCCGCGTTTTCCCTTGCCAAGTTTTCCAGCGACGCATGGCGAGATTTCTCGCACAACCCTGAAGGGCCGGGCCCGTTTTGCCGCGATGCTGCGTTTCTCGCCGGCTCATTTAGCCTACTAAACTTCGCGGCTCGTGCCTTGCCTCGCGGCAAAACGGGCTCCGGCGCGGCCGTGCGTGAAACGGCAACAGACCCTCGCTCAGCCAAAGGTGCATCAGGGTCGATTTGGCACTTACCGACGCGCGTCCGGTCAGACAGTCTAGTCATGCCGCCATAAAGTCGCCCGCCGTTTGGCCGATAAGGCTGCAAAGAGAGGTGTTTGATGCTGCCGCCGATTCCTCACAGCCTGATACCGGTTACCGCCCAGCAGGACGTGGTCAAGCCGCGCCCGGAAATCGCGCCGGTGACGCCCACCGCTGAAACGGCACAGGAAGATTCGGTCGGCCTGGACAAACGCCACCCCGATGAAGTGGCCGAGCGGCTGCGTGAAGAGCAGCGTCGCCGGCAGCGACGTGGCTATACCGCCGCCGAGCTGGCCGAGGGCGAGGTGGACGAGGCGGACGAGCCGGCCATCGACCAGTTGCCGCGCCAGGGCCTGTGGGTGGACGTCGAGGTTTGACGCCCGTGGATGGGAGCGCCGCCCAGGGCGGGCTGTTCGAGCAGGCGGCGCTGCAGCTGCCCGATGCCGAACTCAGTTATCAACCTGACTGGCTCGACCGCGCCACGGCCGATGACTGGCTGCAGCGGCTGGTCGAGCAAACACCCTGGCAGCAACCCGAAGTGGTGCTGTTCGGCCGCCAGCTGCCGGTTCCGCGTCTGGTGGCCTGGTATGGCGACAGCGATGCCCGTTACCGCTATTCCGGCATGACTCACCAACCGCTGCCCTGGACGCCATTGCTGGCCGAGATTCGCCAGCGCCTGATCGACAGCCTTGGCCAGCCA is a genomic window containing:
- a CDS encoding alpha-ketoglutarate-dependent dioxygenase AlkB family protein produces the protein MDGSAAQGGLFEQAALQLPDAELSYQPDWLDRATADDWLQRLVEQTPWQQPEVVLFGRQLPVPRLVAWYGDSDARYRYSGMTHQPLPWTPLLAEIRQRLIDSLGQPLNGVLLNYYRDGQDSMGWHSDDERELGAEPLVASLSLGGERRFDLRRKGGTRIEHSLQLAHGSLLVMGGQTQHHWQHQVAKTRKPCAPRLNLTFRLIRTPL